A part of Winslowiella toletana genomic DNA contains:
- a CDS encoding YfhL family 4Fe-4S dicluster ferredoxin, producing MALLITKRCINCDMCEPECPNNAISMGDEIYQIDVACCTECVGHYDTPTCMQVCPIDNTIITDPLHIESKEALWEKFVVMHHS from the coding sequence ATGGCTTTACTGATAACCAAGCGCTGTATCAACTGCGATATGTGTGAACCCGAGTGCCCTAATAACGCCATCTCGATGGGCGATGAGATCTATCAGATCGATGTGGCGTGCTGTACTGAATGCGTCGGCCATTATGATACGCCGACCTGTATGCAGGTCTGCCCAATCGATAACACCATTATTACCGACCCGCTGCATATTGAGAGTAAAGAAGCGTTGTGGGAGAAGTTTGTGGTGATGCATCACTCGTGA
- the acpS gene encoding holo-ACP synthase: protein MAILGLGTDIVEIARIEGVISRSGDRLAQRVLSSNEWAQYQAHQQPVRFLAKRFAVKEAAAKAFGTGIRGGLAFNQFEVYNDELGKPGLRFFQHAAIVAENLGVKYVHVTLADERNYACATVIIEN, encoded by the coding sequence ATGGCTATTCTCGGTCTGGGCACCGATATTGTTGAGATTGCTCGCATTGAGGGGGTGATTTCGCGTTCCGGCGATCGCCTGGCGCAACGGGTGCTCAGTAGCAACGAGTGGGCGCAATATCAGGCGCATCAGCAGCCGGTGCGATTTCTCGCCAAGCGTTTTGCGGTAAAAGAGGCGGCGGCCAAGGCCTTTGGCACCGGCATCCGCGGCGGCTTAGCCTTTAATCAGTTTGAAGTGTATAACGACGAGCTGGGTAAGCCAGGACTGCGCTTCTTCCAGCATGCGGCGATCGTTGCGGAAAACCTTGGGGTTAAATATGTGCATGTGACGCTGGCGGATGAGCGGAATTATGCCTGCGCTACGGTAATTATTGAGAACTAA
- the pdxJ gene encoding pyridoxine 5'-phosphate synthase, whose protein sequence is MAELLLGVNIDHVATVRNARGTNYPDPVQAAFVSEQAGADGITVHLREDRRHITDRDVRILRQTIQTRMNLEMAVTDEMVDIACEVKPHFCCLVPEKRQEVTTEGGLDVAGQQAKVTSAVSRLNEAGILVSLFIDADERQIDAAVASGAPYIEIHTGAYAEAEEGAARDAELARISAAASYAAAKGLKVNAGHGLTYHNVLPIAALPEMHELNIGHAIIGRAVMSGLADAVKEMKQLMREARR, encoded by the coding sequence ATGGCTGAGTTGTTGTTAGGCGTTAATATCGATCACGTGGCTACCGTGCGTAACGCGCGTGGCACCAACTATCCCGATCCGGTTCAGGCGGCGTTTGTCTCTGAGCAGGCTGGCGCAGACGGCATCACCGTGCATCTGCGTGAAGATCGTCGTCATATCACTGACCGCGACGTGCGTATTTTACGTCAGACGATTCAGACACGGATGAACCTGGAAATGGCGGTGACCGATGAGATGGTCGACATCGCCTGCGAAGTGAAACCACATTTTTGCTGCCTGGTGCCGGAAAAACGTCAGGAAGTTACCACCGAAGGTGGGCTGGATGTTGCCGGTCAGCAGGCGAAAGTCACCTCTGCCGTCAGTCGCCTTAACGAGGCCGGGATCCTGGTTTCGCTGTTTATCGACGCCGACGAGCGCCAGATTGACGCGGCGGTCGCTTCCGGGGCGCCCTATATTGAGATCCATACCGGCGCCTATGCTGAAGCGGAAGAGGGCGCGGCGCGTGATGCAGAGCTGGCGCGCATTAGCGCCGCCGCAAGCTACGCGGCGGCTAAAGGCCTGAAGGTCAATGCCGGACACGGTCTGACTTATCACAATGTGCTGCCAATTGCGGCGCTGCCGGAGATGCATGAACTGAATATCGGCCATGCGATTATTGGCCGCGCGGTGATGAGCGGTCTGGCGGATGCGGTGAAAGAGATGAAACAGCTGATGCGGGAAGCGCGTCGTTAA